Proteins encoded within one genomic window of Micromonospora halotolerans:
- a CDS encoding LLM class F420-dependent oxidoreductase — MTVPLAGVTLADHAAVYTALDRAGFTDVWSSEVAGTDAFTPLALAAAWQPRLRLGTAIAPVFTRGPGLLAMSAAALAEAAPGRFALGIGASSPVLVRDWNAVRFDEPFQRTRDVLRFLRAALRGETVDEAYDTFTVRRFTLERPPTVPPPVLLAALRPGMLRLSAAEADGVILNWLAADDVPTALAELGERRPGFEVAARIFVCPTEDATYARALGRRLITGYLTVPAYAAFHRWLGRHDSLGPMWEAWAAGDRRGASAAVPDEVVDALILHGSPEECVARARRYADHGVDVPVLALLPTPELTAGGAAALAGLIPRLSRTGVEAG, encoded by the coding sequence ATAACGGTGCCGCTGGCCGGCGTCACCCTCGCCGACCACGCCGCGGTCTACACGGCGCTCGACCGGGCCGGCTTCACCGACGTCTGGTCGTCGGAGGTCGCCGGCACCGACGCGTTCACCCCGCTGGCGCTCGCCGCCGCCTGGCAACCGCGGCTGCGGCTGGGCACCGCGATCGCCCCGGTCTTCACCCGGGGGCCCGGGCTGCTCGCGATGAGCGCCGCCGCCCTCGCCGAGGCCGCGCCGGGGCGCTTCGCGCTGGGCATCGGCGCCTCCTCGCCGGTGCTCGTGCGGGACTGGAACGCGGTGCGCTTCGACGAGCCGTTCCAGCGGACCCGGGACGTGCTGCGCTTCCTGCGCGCCGCGCTGCGCGGGGAGACCGTCGACGAGGCGTACGACACCTTCACCGTCCGGCGATTCACCCTGGAACGCCCGCCGACCGTGCCGCCGCCGGTGCTGCTGGCCGCGCTGCGCCCGGGCATGCTGCGGCTCTCCGCCGCCGAGGCCGACGGGGTCATCCTCAACTGGCTGGCCGCCGACGACGTGCCGACCGCCCTGGCCGAGCTGGGCGAGCGCCGCCCCGGCTTCGAGGTCGCCGCCCGGATCTTCGTCTGCCCCACCGAGGACGCCACGTACGCCCGGGCGCTGGGCCGCCGGCTGATCACCGGCTACCTGACCGTGCCGGCGTACGCGGCCTTCCACCGCTGGCTGGGGCGCCACGACAGCCTCGGCCCGATGTGGGAGGCGTGGGCCGCCGGGGACCGGCGGGGCGCCTCGGCGGCGGTGCCGGACGAGGTGGTCGACGCGCTGATCCTGCACGGCTCGCCCGAGGAGTGCGTCGCCCGGGCCCGCCGGTACGCCGACCACGGCGTGGACGTGCCCGTCCTGGCGCTGCTGCCCACCCCAGAACTGACCGCCGGCGGCGCGGCGGCCCTGGCCGGGCTGATTCCGCGGCTCTCCCGGACCGGCGTGGAGGCTGGCTGA
- a CDS encoding DUF3488 and transglutaminase-like domain-containing protein: MGRDPPVVTVTPPRPAVDAPVGPAGGGHPGPVARVLRAVPVPLALIVMIALAGVVLGRVYADPLLTRLTAGAAVGSVLVSVAARRLPSWLVAPLSVAALAGWALLSLRLAAAHAALPGGLGEVAADAARNAIPRLLTAMIPVEPAPDTVLVPVVAAWLAGLASAEVALRAGRVLLGYLPPMLLYAGALYVVGPNAGPAVGPTVLFAAVAAVGLAVPGGRADPAGADPVAGLAPAVRAAVRLRLLAASAAGVAVVVALAALVAPVVACRVDDRPVDPRRYVEPPQVESLDENPLIRISGWALNPDQKLLDVRTEAGATDAGPPRIRLAVLSDYDGVTWRVGATYRNAGRILPATEPATGTDTDTEPVRQEVTVADLTGKLLPAVPTPREVTGARVAYDPATGTLIRPEGLAQGLRYTVDSVRERPDTNLISTANVPAGDAVARVLRVADGAPEQMRRLATQLAEENGAPYARAAAIADFLAEHYRVTADAPSGHAYPNLAFFLFGPRNGGGQRGTSEQFAASFAVLGRLAGLPTRVVVGFEPKADGPVRAADAYAWPEVLFEGVGWVPFDPMPRPDEEPRPVEEDFRPKPEDPPPSEVPAPTGEPTPTPPAAAAPDRRGAKAGPGTPALVGGGVAGLVLLLGALLLTLAALRRNLTRGRLAQGEPGRRIAGAWREVTDALRLAGHPVGADLSAAEVAERAHHTLAEAQAAQAAGQHLDRAGGVDELAGLLNQVAFAPGTAAPAQADRAAALATAYVAALRAARRRWRRLLWTVHPGPLRWRR; the protein is encoded by the coding sequence GTGGGACGGGATCCGCCGGTGGTGACCGTGACCCCGCCGCGCCCGGCGGTCGACGCGCCGGTCGGGCCGGCCGGCGGCGGTCATCCGGGTCCGGTGGCGCGGGTGCTGCGGGCCGTGCCGGTGCCGCTGGCGCTGATCGTCATGATCGCCCTGGCCGGTGTGGTGCTCGGCCGGGTCTACGCGGACCCGCTGCTGACCCGCCTGACGGCCGGCGCGGCGGTCGGCTCGGTGCTGGTGAGCGTGGCCGCCCGGCGGCTGCCATCCTGGCTGGTGGCGCCGCTGTCGGTGGCCGCCCTGGCCGGCTGGGCGCTGCTGTCGCTGCGGCTGGCGGCCGCCCACGCGGCGCTGCCCGGCGGCCTCGGCGAGGTGGCGGCGGACGCCGCGCGCAACGCCATCCCCCGGCTGCTCACCGCGATGATCCCGGTCGAGCCGGCCCCGGACACCGTGCTGGTCCCGGTGGTGGCCGCCTGGCTGGCCGGGCTGGCCTCCGCCGAGGTGGCGCTGCGGGCCGGCCGGGTGCTGCTCGGCTACCTGCCGCCGATGCTGCTCTACGCCGGCGCGCTGTACGTGGTCGGACCGAACGCGGGCCCGGCGGTCGGGCCGACGGTGCTGTTCGCGGCGGTCGCCGCCGTCGGCCTGGCGGTGCCCGGCGGGCGGGCCGACCCGGCCGGCGCGGATCCGGTGGCCGGCCTGGCGCCCGCCGTGCGCGCGGCCGTGCGGCTGCGGCTGCTCGCGGCGAGCGCGGCCGGGGTGGCCGTGGTGGTGGCCCTCGCCGCGCTGGTCGCCCCGGTGGTGGCCTGCCGGGTGGACGACCGGCCGGTCGACCCGCGCCGCTACGTGGAGCCGCCGCAGGTGGAGTCGCTGGACGAGAACCCGCTGATCCGGATCTCCGGCTGGGCGCTCAACCCCGACCAGAAGCTGCTCGACGTGCGCACCGAGGCGGGCGCGACGGACGCCGGGCCGCCGCGGATCCGGCTGGCGGTGCTCAGCGACTACGACGGGGTGACCTGGCGGGTGGGCGCGACCTACCGCAACGCGGGGCGGATCCTGCCGGCGACCGAGCCGGCGACCGGCACCGACACCGACACCGAGCCGGTACGCCAGGAGGTCACCGTGGCCGACCTGACCGGGAAGCTGCTGCCCGCCGTGCCGACGCCGCGCGAGGTGACCGGGGCGCGGGTGGCGTACGACCCGGCGACCGGGACGCTGATCCGCCCGGAGGGGCTGGCTCAGGGGCTGCGGTACACGGTCGACTCGGTGCGGGAACGCCCGGACACGAACCTGATCAGCACGGCGAACGTACCGGCCGGCGACGCGGTGGCCCGGGTGCTGCGGGTCGCCGACGGGGCGCCGGAGCAGATGCGCCGGCTGGCCACCCAGCTCGCCGAGGAGAACGGCGCCCCGTACGCCCGGGCCGCCGCGATCGCGGACTTCCTGGCCGAGCACTACCGGGTGACCGCGGACGCGCCGAGCGGGCACGCGTACCCGAACCTGGCGTTCTTCCTCTTCGGCCCGCGCAACGGCGGCGGGCAGCGCGGCACGTCCGAGCAGTTCGCGGCGTCGTTCGCGGTGCTGGGCCGGTTGGCCGGCCTGCCGACGCGGGTGGTGGTCGGCTTCGAGCCGAAGGCGGACGGCCCGGTTCGGGCGGCGGACGCGTACGCCTGGCCGGAGGTGCTGTTCGAGGGTGTCGGCTGGGTGCCGTTCGACCCGATGCCGCGCCCGGACGAGGAGCCGCGCCCGGTGGAGGAGGACTTCCGGCCGAAGCCGGAGGACCCGCCGCCGTCGGAGGTGCCCGCGCCGACCGGGGAGCCCACACCGACGCCGCCCGCGGCGGCCGCCCCCGACCGGCGCGGCGCGAAGGCCGGACCGGGTACGCCGGCGCTGGTCGGCGGCGGCGTCGCCGGCCTGGTGCTGCTGCTCGGGGCGCTGCTGCTGACCCTCGCCGCGCTGCGCCGCAACCTGACCCGCGGCCGGCTGGCCCAGGGCGAGCCGGGCCGCCGGATCGCGGGCGCCTGGCGGGAGGTGACCGACGCGCTGCGGCTGGCCGGCCACCCGGTCGGCGCCGACCTGTCCGCCGCGGAGGTCGCCGAGCGGGCCCACCACACCCTCGCTGAGGCCCAGGCCGCACAGGCTGCGGGTCAGCACCTCGACCGGGCGGGCGGGGTGGATGAACTGGCCGGCCTGCTCAATCAGGTGGCCTTCGCCCCCGGCACGGCGGCCCCGGCCCAGGCTGACCGGGCGGCGGCTCTCGCCACGGCGTACGTTGCCGCCCTCCGCGCCGCACGCCGCCGCTGGCGCCGCCTCCTGTGGACCGTCCATCCCGGCCCCCTGCGCTGGCGTCGCTGA
- a CDS encoding winged helix-turn-helix domain-containing protein, whose amino-acid sequence MERPPGADDATVVIAIASSTEERVRLASLVTGHAPVLLVSSPEELLSLLVGSATPAEAPSVHPRVVEPLSRALIGTVDIVPEVDSDRRVATWSGRTVPLSPLEHDLLRYLLLARLGRTCTFESLHRAVWGNDHLGGRGDVWSVVKRLRRKLDELDCPLRIQAVRGVGLRLVDPGAVLSSNAEEARESRNQI is encoded by the coding sequence ATGGAACGTCCACCGGGAGCCGACGACGCGACCGTGGTCATCGCGATCGCCTCCTCGACGGAGGAGAGAGTGCGCCTGGCGTCGCTGGTGACCGGCCATGCTCCGGTACTGCTGGTCTCGTCGCCGGAGGAGCTCCTGTCGCTACTTGTCGGCAGCGCCACGCCCGCCGAAGCCCCGTCAGTCCATCCACGCGTCGTCGAGCCGCTCTCGCGAGCCCTCATAGGAACGGTTGATATCGTCCCGGAGGTCGACTCGGACAGGCGGGTGGCAACCTGGTCCGGGCGCACCGTGCCCCTGTCACCCCTCGAGCACGACCTGCTTCGGTACCTACTGCTGGCACGACTCGGCCGCACCTGCACCTTCGAGTCACTGCACCGCGCGGTCTGGGGCAACGACCACCTCGGCGGCCGGGGCGACGTGTGGTCGGTGGTGAAGCGACTCCGCCGCAAGCTCGACGAATTGGACTGCCCGCTGCGGATCCAGGCGGTGCGCGGCGTCGGCCTGCGTCTTGTCGACCCCGGCGCGGTGCTGTCATCGAACGCCGAAGAAGCACGAGAGAGCCGAAACCAGATCTGA
- a CDS encoding winged helix-turn-helix domain-containing protein yields MPRRMTYRQIADDIAARIATGEHPPESKIPSYSQLSELYSVSVATVQRALLVLHSRGVVYGEPGRGVYVKGHDDS; encoded by the coding sequence ATGCCCCGACGAATGACCTACCGCCAAATCGCGGACGACATCGCCGCCCGCATCGCCACTGGCGAGCACCCACCCGAATCCAAGATTCCTTCCTACAGTCAGCTCTCAGAGCTTTACAGCGTTTCGGTTGCAACTGTGCAGCGTGCACTTCTGGTGCTGCACTCCAGAGGCGTCGTGTATGGGGAGCCTGGGCGGGGCGTCTACGTCAAGGGGCATGACGACTCATGA
- a CDS encoding DUF1028 domain-containing protein, whose amino-acid sequence MTFSIVARSADGLLHGIAVASKFLAAGALVPAAEAEVGAIASQAHANLAYRPQGLAMLRTGVPAADVVAGLIAADPGRDDRQLGVVGAKGDGATWTGPRCHPWAGGASGDGWAAQGNILAGPEVVDALRDAWLGRADLPFPQRLLAALAAGERAGGDRRGRQSAALFVVQRHGGYAGTGDELVDLRVDDHRDPVGELARLLDIHTLLFGKPDPATLLDLTGPVADEVEALLAAAGHPVGPAGVEEALEAWAGVENLEERIVPGRIDPIVLDYLRRTTAPAAGA is encoded by the coding sequence GTGACCTTCTCGATCGTGGCGCGTTCGGCCGACGGGCTCCTGCATGGCATCGCTGTGGCCAGCAAGTTCCTCGCCGCCGGGGCGCTGGTGCCGGCCGCCGAGGCGGAGGTGGGCGCGATCGCCAGCCAGGCCCACGCCAACCTGGCGTACCGGCCGCAGGGGCTGGCGATGCTGCGCACCGGGGTTCCCGCCGCGGACGTGGTCGCCGGCCTGATCGCCGCCGACCCGGGCCGTGACGACCGGCAGCTCGGCGTGGTGGGAGCGAAGGGCGACGGCGCCACGTGGACCGGGCCGCGCTGCCACCCTTGGGCCGGTGGCGCGTCCGGCGACGGCTGGGCGGCACAGGGCAACATCCTGGCCGGCCCCGAGGTCGTCGACGCGCTCCGGGACGCCTGGCTCGGTAGGGCCGACCTGCCGTTCCCGCAGCGGTTGCTGGCCGCCCTCGCCGCCGGCGAGCGGGCCGGGGGCGACCGGCGGGGCCGGCAGAGCGCCGCCCTGTTCGTCGTGCAGCGGCACGGCGGCTACGCCGGCACCGGCGACGAGTTGGTCGACCTGCGGGTCGACGACCACCGCGACCCGGTCGGCGAGCTGGCGCGTCTGCTCGACATTCACACGCTGCTCTTCGGCAAGCCCGACCCGGCCACGCTGCTCGACCTCACCGGGCCGGTCGCCGACGAGGTCGAGGCGCTGCTGGCCGCCGCCGGCCACCCGGTCGGCCCCGCTGGGGTGGAGGAGGCGCTCGAGGCCTGGGCCGGCGTCGAGAACCTGGAGGAGCGCATCGTCCCCGGCCGGATCGACCCGATCGTCCTGGACTACCTGCGCCGCACCACGGCGCCGGCCGCCGGCGCCTGA
- a CDS encoding carboxypeptidase regulatory-like domain-containing protein: protein MTAAFAVLATAMASAVPAFAAPSTTAPSANPADKLTSAVEKTLTTHDSADFWVKLSAKANLDAAPNIADWGKRGQYVYDALTSTAKTSQADVIQQLEANGADYESFWISNRILVEDGTMELAKELAAQSEVSQITETTKFNLVEPVKREKAPANAPATVEWGLDFINAPEVWAQGFTGEGIVVSSVDTGVQFDHPALADGYRGRQPDGTIVNDYNWFDSSGRCGGGNPCDVNGHGTHTMGTMMGDDGQGNQIGVAPDAQWIEANGCDTCSDADLLESGQWITAPTRTDGTDADPAKRPQVVNNSWGAVAAGAIDDWYQDITDAWAAAGIFGAWSAGNSGPGCQTTSSPGANTTNYSTGAVDSSGRIASFSSRGPGEGGGIKPNISAPGVAVRSSVPGDGYELYNGTSMAAPHLAGAVAVLWSAAPALIGDIPGTWELLNQTAHNVDDTSCGGTAENNNVYGEGTLDLAALIDAAPIGDMGTVAGTVTEADGDPISGARVTVDGEHDRTVTTGTDGTYSARVAVGAYQVSASAFGYLPSAPTGATVTVDATTTVDIDLEAAPRHTVSGTVTDIATGNPFVGTTVSISAPIGPVTTDANGAFAFADVPEGTYTISIEGGTCTSAFSQEVVVDGDETVTAEIARRYDDFGYFCTVGSDGAATGDTRVNLTGDDAATTVPLPFSFPYYEGDYATAYVTTNGHVNFAGLSTAYSNTAIPNSAAPNAAIYPLWDDLYFDASSGLYTATTQLDGVDAFVLEFRNVTFYANRAERTNFSATLLENGEIELGYGANSGGAAAGSSATVGIENENGTIAHQFSYNTPAINAGMSIHYDSAPRGTVAGTVTDRNTGAPISGATVAVSSKAQSKTVTTGADGTYSTSVLTGGYSVKITAPKYQAATGSVMVTEDSTVRFDAALAAGKVTIASDGDTHAALPMGGSHTEDLTITNEGTAPASVELEARSGAFAPLATGALTAVKGKATVPASVAPKGKLSAAGSSMSRSNVKGETVTPQAAPIPADEMTITHSASQAIMTGNSASCNNGLTTRNNSYLRTFTLADFGLNGLDVSSVSFGVETNQGSQPLTVNLYTLEGELRYANMTLIGSADATVPAGNGTLVTVPVEGAVPSGATLVVEVSVPADGYFFIGSNNAGQTAPSYIASVDCGISEPADTSSIGFPGMHIVMNVTGSTGGAPADWVSFDRPSVTLEPGESVTVEATMSADVDQPGAYSAAIGASTNTPYSVGEVPVSMNVTAPKSWGKVTGTVTSAATGEPLGGAIVQVTGGKGYRQTLVTEDDGTYAYWINSTLSPLTLVVAVQGYAPETAKVTLKAGKTATADFSLDPLR, encoded by the coding sequence GTGACAGCGGCTTTCGCGGTTCTCGCGACGGCGATGGCGAGCGCAGTACCCGCGTTCGCCGCGCCGTCGACCACAGCACCGTCAGCCAACCCGGCCGACAAGCTCACCTCGGCCGTAGAGAAGACCCTCACCACGCACGACTCGGCGGACTTCTGGGTGAAGCTGTCGGCGAAGGCCAACCTGGACGCGGCGCCGAACATCGCCGACTGGGGCAAGCGCGGCCAGTACGTCTACGACGCGCTCACCAGCACGGCCAAGACGTCCCAGGCCGACGTGATCCAGCAGCTCGAGGCGAACGGCGCCGACTACGAGAGCTTCTGGATCAGCAACCGCATCCTCGTCGAGGACGGCACGATGGAGCTCGCCAAGGAGCTCGCCGCGCAGTCCGAGGTCAGCCAGATCACCGAGACCACGAAGTTCAACCTCGTCGAACCGGTCAAGCGCGAGAAGGCGCCGGCGAACGCCCCGGCCACGGTCGAGTGGGGCCTCGACTTCATCAACGCCCCTGAGGTCTGGGCCCAGGGCTTCACGGGCGAGGGCATCGTCGTGTCGAGCGTCGACACCGGCGTCCAGTTCGACCACCCGGCACTCGCCGACGGTTACCGCGGTCGGCAGCCCGACGGGACGATCGTCAACGACTACAACTGGTTCGACTCCTCCGGGCGCTGCGGGGGCGGCAATCCGTGCGACGTGAACGGACACGGCACCCACACCATGGGCACCATGATGGGCGACGACGGCCAGGGCAACCAGATCGGTGTCGCGCCCGACGCGCAGTGGATCGAGGCCAACGGCTGCGACACCTGCTCGGACGCCGACCTGCTCGAGTCCGGTCAGTGGATCACCGCGCCGACCCGCACGGACGGCACCGACGCCGACCCGGCGAAGCGGCCGCAGGTCGTCAACAACTCGTGGGGCGCGGTCGCCGCTGGGGCCATCGACGACTGGTACCAGGACATCACCGACGCGTGGGCTGCCGCCGGCATCTTTGGCGCCTGGTCGGCGGGCAACAGCGGTCCCGGTTGCCAGACGACCTCCTCGCCGGGCGCGAACACTACGAACTACTCGACGGGCGCGGTCGACTCCTCGGGCCGCATCGCGTCCTTCTCCTCGCGCGGTCCGGGTGAGGGCGGCGGGATCAAGCCGAACATCTCGGCCCCGGGCGTGGCCGTTCGCTCTTCGGTCCCTGGTGATGGGTACGAGCTCTACAACGGCACCTCGATGGCCGCACCGCACCTCGCGGGCGCCGTCGCCGTACTGTGGAGCGCCGCACCGGCACTGATCGGCGACATTCCGGGCACCTGGGAACTGTTGAACCAGACCGCCCACAACGTCGACGACACCTCGTGCGGCGGCACCGCCGAGAACAACAACGTCTACGGCGAGGGCACGCTCGACCTGGCCGCGCTGATCGACGCTGCGCCGATCGGTGACATGGGCACCGTTGCCGGCACCGTCACCGAGGCCGACGGCGACCCGATCAGCGGGGCGCGCGTGACGGTCGACGGCGAGCACGACCGTACCGTCACCACCGGCACGGACGGCACGTACTCCGCCCGCGTCGCCGTGGGCGCCTACCAGGTCTCGGCCTCGGCGTTCGGCTACCTGCCGTCTGCCCCGACCGGCGCCACGGTCACCGTCGACGCGACCACCACGGTGGACATCGACCTCGAGGCCGCGCCACGCCACACCGTGTCCGGCACCGTCACGGACATCGCCACGGGCAACCCGTTCGTCGGCACCACGGTGAGCATCTCCGCACCGATCGGCCCGGTCACCACCGACGCCAACGGCGCGTTCGCGTTCGCCGACGTGCCCGAGGGCACCTACACGATCTCGATCGAGGGCGGCACCTGCACGAGCGCGTTCTCGCAGGAGGTCGTCGTCGACGGTGACGAGACGGTTACCGCCGAGATCGCCCGTCGGTACGACGACTTCGGGTACTTCTGCACGGTCGGCAGCGACGGGGCCGCCACGGGTGACACCCGGGTGAACCTGACCGGTGACGACGCGGCGACCACAGTGCCGCTGCCGTTCTCGTTCCCGTACTACGAGGGCGACTACGCGACGGCGTACGTGACCACCAACGGCCACGTGAACTTCGCCGGGCTCTCGACCGCATACAGCAACACCGCGATCCCGAACAGTGCCGCACCTAACGCCGCGATCTACCCGCTGTGGGACGACCTGTACTTCGACGCCTCGTCGGGTCTCTACACCGCGACCACCCAGCTCGACGGCGTGGACGCGTTCGTCCTCGAGTTCCGAAACGTCACGTTCTACGCCAACCGCGCCGAGCGGACGAACTTCTCCGCGACCCTGCTGGAGAACGGTGAGATCGAGCTCGGCTACGGGGCGAACTCGGGCGGAGCGGCGGCCGGCAGCTCGGCCACGGTGGGTATCGAGAACGAGAACGGCACCATCGCCCATCAGTTCTCCTACAACACCCCGGCGATCAACGCCGGAATGTCGATCCACTACGACTCCGCGCCACGAGGCACGGTGGCCGGCACGGTGACCGACCGGAACACGGGTGCGCCGATCTCCGGCGCGACCGTGGCGGTCTCCTCCAAGGCCCAGAGCAAGACCGTGACCACTGGAGCGGACGGCACGTACTCGACGTCGGTCCTCACCGGTGGCTACTCGGTCAAGATCACGGCGCCGAAGTATCAGGCTGCCACCGGCTCGGTCATGGTTACCGAGGACAGCACCGTGAGGTTCGACGCCGCGCTGGCCGCGGGCAAGGTGACCATCGCTTCGGACGGCGACACGCACGCCGCACTGCCGATGGGCGGTTCGCACACCGAGGATCTCACGATCACCAACGAGGGCACCGCCCCGGCGTCGGTCGAGCTGGAAGCCCGCAGCGGCGCGTTCGCGCCGCTCGCCACGGGTGCTCTCACGGCGGTGAAGGGTAAGGCGACCGTCCCGGCGTCGGTGGCACCGAAGGGGAAGCTGTCGGCGGCCGGCTCGTCGATGTCGCGTTCGAACGTCAAGGGCGAGACGGTGACGCCTCAGGCGGCGCCGATCCCGGCCGACGAGATGACCATCACGCACTCCGCGTCGCAGGCGATCATGACCGGCAACTCGGCGTCGTGCAACAACGGCCTCACCACCCGGAACAACTCGTACCTGCGGACGTTCACGCTGGCCGACTTCGGGCTCAACGGCCTGGACGTGTCGAGCGTGTCGTTCGGGGTGGAGACGAACCAGGGGAGCCAGCCGCTCACGGTCAACCTCTACACCCTCGAGGGCGAGCTGCGGTACGCCAACATGACGCTCATCGGCTCGGCCGACGCCACGGTCCCGGCCGGTAACGGCACTCTGGTGACGGTCCCGGTCGAGGGCGCGGTTCCGTCCGGTGCCACCCTGGTGGTCGAGGTGAGCGTCCCTGCGGATGGCTACTTCTTCATCGGCTCGAACAACGCCGGCCAGACGGCTCCGTCGTACATCGCCTCGGTGGACTGCGGCATTTCCGAGCCTGCCGACACGTCCTCGATCGGCTTCCCGGGCATGCACATCGTGATGAACGTGACGGGTAGCACGGGCGGCGCTCCGGCGGACTGGGTGTCCTTCGACAGGCCGTCCGTCACGCTCGAGCCGGGCGAGTCGGTCACGGTGGAGGCGACCATGTCGGCCGACGTCGACCAGCCGGGCGCGTACTCCGCCGCGATCGGTGCCAGCACCAACACGCCGTATAGCGTGGGTGAGGTGCCGGTGTCGATGAACGTCACCGCCCCGAAGTCGTGGGGCAAGGTCACCGGCACCGTCACCTCGGCGGCCACCGGCGAGCCGTTGGGTGGCGCCATCGTCCAGGTGACCGGCGGCAAGGGATACCGCCAGACGCTGGTCACCGAGGACGACGGCACGTACGCGTACTGGATCAACTCGACGCTGAGCCCGCTCACGCTGGTCGTCGCCGTCCAGGGCTACGCGCCTGAAACGGCGAAGGTCACGCTCAAGGCGGGCAAGACGGCCACAGCGGACTTCTCGCTCGACCCGCTCCGGTAG
- a CDS encoding low temperature requirement protein A, with amino-acid sequence MRIPEPAALLRPGSGPHRATFLELFFDLVFVFALTRISARAFEDLALEGGKTGWTAVTGGGKTLLLLLALWAVWQGTAWTTSRYDPYHIWLQTVVIIALVGSMVMGVTIPRAFSSMGLGFAAAYVAVQVSRPGILLLTLGRLQHRRLKLRMLITFSATGVLWLTGSLLPTDARVTLWAVALLLEYLAGRLGWPVPGLGRSTVSRWDIHGEHLAERYQQFFLVALGETILIAGLAYSRAPDDAARTAAFAAALLTTVLLWRIYVQRAGRILGEAVTRAAHPASIGRSAADTHLVMVIGVVATAIGYELVNEHPTGHNQVGWLAMILGGPAVFLLGRARFEYEVFGRVSPSRWVAVLVLVLLMPVLKPAWPLTGAIATPLVAAFAAPLVLLGVAVADARRAWGRPPEEAAPPF; translated from the coding sequence GTGAGGATCCCGGAGCCGGCCGCCCTGCTCCGGCCGGGGAGCGGCCCGCACCGGGCCACGTTCCTGGAGCTCTTCTTCGACCTGGTGTTTGTCTTCGCGCTGACCCGGATCTCCGCGCGCGCCTTCGAGGACCTGGCGCTGGAGGGTGGCAAGACCGGCTGGACGGCGGTGACCGGGGGCGGCAAGACCCTGCTGCTACTCCTCGCGCTCTGGGCGGTGTGGCAGGGCACGGCGTGGACCACCAGCCGGTACGACCCGTACCACATCTGGCTCCAGACGGTCGTGATCATCGCGCTGGTGGGCAGCATGGTGATGGGGGTGACCATCCCCCGCGCCTTCAGCTCGATGGGGCTGGGGTTCGCCGCCGCGTACGTGGCGGTACAGGTGAGCCGGCCGGGCATCCTGCTGCTCACCCTGGGCCGGCTCCAGCACCGCCGGCTGAAGCTGCGCATGCTGATCACTTTCAGCGCGACCGGGGTGCTCTGGCTGACCGGCTCGCTGCTGCCCACCGACGCGCGGGTGACGCTCTGGGCGGTCGCGCTGCTGCTGGAGTACCTGGCGGGCCGGTTGGGTTGGCCGGTGCCGGGGCTGGGCCGCTCGACCGTCTCCCGCTGGGACATCCACGGCGAGCACCTGGCCGAGCGCTACCAGCAGTTCTTCCTGGTCGCGCTCGGCGAGACGATCCTCATCGCCGGCCTGGCGTACAGCCGGGCGCCGGACGACGCCGCCCGCACCGCGGCCTTCGCGGCCGCGCTGCTCACCACGGTGCTGCTCTGGCGGATCTACGTCCAGCGGGCCGGGCGGATCCTCGGCGAGGCGGTGACCCGGGCCGCGCACCCGGCCAGCATCGGCCGCTCCGCCGCCGACACCCACCTGGTGATGGTCATCGGCGTGGTGGCCACCGCGATCGGCTACGAGCTGGTCAACGAGCACCCGACCGGCCACAACCAGGTCGGCTGGCTCGCCATGATCCTCGGCGGTCCGGCGGTGTTCCTGCTCGGGCGGGCGCGCTTCGAGTACGAGGTGTTCGGCCGGGTGTCCCCGTCGCGCTGGGTGGCCGTCCTCGTGCTGGTGCTGCTCATGCCGGTGCTCAAGCCGGCGTGGCCGCTGACCGGGGCGATCGCCACCCCGCTGGTCGCGGCGTTCGCCGCCCCGCTCGTGCTGCTCGGGGTGGCGGTGGCCGACGCCCGCCGCGCCTGGGGCCGCCCACCGGAGGAGGCCGCCCCGCCGTTCTGA
- a CDS encoding hemerythrin domain-containing protein: MAVCLQETGADANRKKQLVSQILEALTMHTYIENECMYPETRRLVPNLDEAVLESYEEHHVADVLGFELAMMSPDDERFEAKTMVLIEAVTHHIEEEEKEWFPKVREAVSPQQLQDLGARLAAMKEKAPRKPTAPRALKKAMDAVRA, encoded by the coding sequence ATGGCGGTTTGTCTCCAGGAGACGGGCGCAGACGCGAACAGGAAGAAGCAGTTGGTCAGCCAGATTCTCGAGGCGCTGACCATGCACACCTACATTGAGAACGAGTGCATGTACCCGGAGACCCGCAGGCTGGTGCCGAACCTCGATGAAGCGGTGCTGGAGTCCTACGAAGAGCACCACGTCGCCGACGTCCTGGGCTTCGAGCTCGCCATGATGAGCCCCGATGATGAGCGTTTTGAGGCCAAGACGATGGTGCTCATCGAGGCGGTCACCCATCACATCGAGGAGGAAGAGAAGGAGTGGTTCCCGAAGGTGCGTGAGGCCGTCTCACCGCAACAGTTGCAGGACCTCGGGGCCAGGCTGGCGGCAATGAAGGAGAAGGCGCCCCGGAAGCCGACCGCCCCGCGCGCGCTGAAGAAGGCCATGGATGCGGTGCGGGCCTGA